One Mycolicibacterium fortuitum subsp. fortuitum genomic window carries:
- a CDS encoding aldehyde dehydrogenase family protein, which translates to MSEVVDEAVTSVDIGGRAAGRAEKRMLIDGELVTAASGAEFDNLSPATGLVLGTTAAAGARDMDAAIGAARRAFDDSDWSTNRGVRQRVLAQLQEAIESEKDDLREELIAEVGCPVMTTQNAQLDWPLADALRYPAKLIDEFEWERTLEGGGLFGERNTRTVVKEAVGVVAAITPSNFPIEVILNKLGPALAAGNTVVLKPDPNTPWNATRLGRLIAERTDMPPGVVNVVPTPSNEVAGQLGTDPRVDMVSFTGSTAVGRHLMRVGADTMKRTFLELGGKSAMIVLDDAKPGHIIPGAIGACVHAGQACAANTRMLVHRSLFDEAVVNVAMAFGAVPVGDPALPTTLVGPLITAAAKKRVLDAIEGARRDGADIVVGGGVPEGLPAHLADGHFVAPTVIVGADPGSAIAQDEVFGPVLVMLPFDDDDEAVRIANDSAFGLAGAVVSASPERAMAIARRIRTGAIGVNGGMYYGADAPFGGYKNSGIGRQCGIEGFAQYTETKTIGWRLPRR; encoded by the coding sequence ATGAGTGAAGTTGTCGACGAGGCCGTCACCAGTGTGGACATCGGTGGGCGTGCCGCCGGTCGGGCCGAGAAGCGCATGCTCATCGACGGCGAACTGGTGACGGCTGCCTCCGGCGCCGAATTCGACAATCTCAGCCCGGCCACCGGTCTTGTCCTGGGCACCACCGCGGCCGCCGGTGCACGGGACATGGATGCCGCGATCGGCGCGGCCCGGCGTGCGTTCGACGACTCCGACTGGAGTACCAACCGCGGTGTGCGTCAGCGGGTGCTGGCTCAGCTGCAGGAGGCGATCGAGTCCGAAAAGGATGACTTGCGTGAGGAGTTGATTGCCGAGGTGGGCTGCCCGGTGATGACGACGCAGAACGCTCAGCTGGATTGGCCGCTGGCCGATGCCTTGCGGTACCCGGCCAAGCTCATCGACGAATTCGAATGGGAGCGCACGCTCGAGGGTGGTGGGCTCTTCGGTGAGCGCAACACCCGCACAGTGGTCAAGGAGGCGGTCGGTGTGGTCGCCGCGATCACCCCGTCGAACTTCCCGATCGAGGTGATCCTCAACAAGCTCGGACCCGCGCTGGCCGCCGGCAACACCGTGGTACTCAAACCCGACCCGAACACGCCGTGGAACGCCACCCGGTTGGGCCGGCTGATCGCCGAACGCACCGACATGCCGCCCGGCGTCGTCAACGTGGTGCCCACGCCGTCCAACGAGGTGGCCGGGCAGCTGGGCACCGACCCACGCGTCGACATGGTGTCGTTCACCGGGTCGACGGCGGTCGGGCGGCATCTGATGCGGGTGGGCGCCGACACCATGAAGCGCACGTTTCTGGAACTCGGCGGCAAGTCAGCGATGATCGTGCTCGACGACGCCAAACCCGGCCACATAATTCCCGGCGCCATCGGCGCGTGCGTGCACGCCGGGCAGGCTTGTGCGGCCAACACTCGGATGCTGGTGCACCGCAGCCTGTTCGACGAGGCTGTCGTCAACGTGGCGATGGCATTCGGTGCGGTGCCGGTAGGGGACCCGGCATTGCCGACGACGCTGGTCGGTCCGCTGATCACTGCTGCGGCCAAGAAACGCGTACTCGACGCGATCGAGGGCGCCCGCCGCGACGGTGCTGACATCGTGGTCGGCGGTGGGGTGCCAGAGGGGCTGCCCGCACACCTGGCCGACGGGCACTTCGTCGCGCCGACCGTCATCGTCGGTGCCGACCCGGGCTCGGCCATCGCCCAGGATGAGGTGTTCGGGCCGGTGCTGGTGATGCTGCCGTTCGATGACGACGACGAGGCGGTACGGATAGCCAACGACAGCGCGTTCGGCTTGGCGGGGGCGGTGGTGTCGGCCTCACCGGAGCGGGCGATGGCGATCGCACGGCGCATCCGCACCGGCGCGATCGGGGTCAACGGCGGCATGTACTACGGCGCCGACGCCCCGTTCGGCGGGTACAAGAACAGCGGTATCGGAAGGCAGTGCGGGATTGAGGGGTTCGCGCAGTACACCGAGACCAAGACGATCGGCTGGCGTCTCCCGCGGCGCTGA
- a CDS encoding cysteine hydrolase: MKPNLTDLVAPGHTAIVTQECQGAVIGPDAGLAALADEARREALPNITKLLPAARAASVKVVHCLVQRRPDGLGSNHNAKIFTIGRNDVGILPGSPGATLLPELGPEPDDLVLSRWHGLGPMGGTDLDAILRNLGVRTIVAVGVSVNIAITNLVMDAVNAGYRVVLPRDAVAGIPSAYADAVIDNTLSLLATVTTTDRLLHAWQR; encoded by the coding sequence ATGAAGCCCAACCTGACGGACCTGGTCGCACCCGGGCACACCGCGATCGTCACCCAGGAATGCCAGGGCGCGGTGATCGGTCCCGACGCCGGACTTGCCGCACTGGCCGACGAAGCCCGTCGCGAAGCGCTACCGAACATAACCAAGCTATTGCCCGCGGCACGGGCCGCCTCGGTCAAGGTGGTGCACTGTCTGGTTCAGCGGCGCCCGGATGGCTTGGGCTCCAACCACAACGCCAAGATCTTCACCATCGGTCGCAACGATGTCGGCATCCTGCCCGGCAGTCCCGGTGCCACCTTGCTACCCGAATTGGGCCCGGAGCCCGATGATCTCGTGCTGTCCCGGTGGCACGGCCTGGGTCCGATGGGCGGCACCGATCTGGACGCGATCCTGCGCAATCTCGGGGTGCGCACCATCGTGGCCGTGGGAGTGTCGGTGAACATCGCGATCACCAATCTGGTGATGGACGCGGTCAACGCCGGCTACCGGGTGGTCCTGCCGCGGGATGCGGTGGCCGGAATCCCGAGCGCCTACGCCGACGCGGTCATCGACAACACGCTGTCCCTGCTCGCCACCGTCACCACGACCGACCGCCTGCTGCACGCCTGGCAGCGCTGA
- a CDS encoding molybdopterin-containing oxidoreductase family protein produces the protein MFSNCNSYSNVDQVIERQAESKVTFCRICEPLCGMIATVEDGKLTALRPDKDHPLSAGFACQKGIAFTEVVNDPDRVTTPLRRTEAGFEPVSWDTALDDIAARLTEIHRRHGAGAFAWYMGNPAAFSYSHLFAAMAFAKGVGGDSHFFSSSTQDTSSRLLANQFLYGAPFPVPIPDLMRTDLLVMFGANPVVSHGSFLTAPRIKDRMHDIVKRGGRVVVVDPRRSETAAQFEWLGITPDADAYLLLSILQVLFAEGLVSARARTQADGLDWLQAQSARFSPEATHRRTGIGPDTVRALARDLAGTERAAVYGRLGTCVGRHGTLTTYLLDAVNLVAGNLDVPGGSVFSTLGIPGQKWGSMAMGASLRRSYRTKRTRVGGFPLVIGAEPAALMAKEIATPGPRQVRAMFIGAGNPVLSVPNGSEMEQALESLDLSVGLDLYVNETTAHCDYVLPVTTMYERDDFAVTFQMFQATPFRQVTDAVVAPRGQARTEWDIIVDLIGRMYVRTPVFAALRLAANWAARRGHRLSPRPMIDMMIRMADGGDRFGLRRGGLTFRRLAEQHPHGVVVAPNIRTAVLGEVVVYPKGQVRLVHDDIASEVAALSRRTEPDGYPLRMIGMREPRSENSWLHNSPLLMRGKRIHRALMHTDDAATRHLSDGDAVRVRSPYGQIDIALSLTDDIMRGTVAIPHGWGHKGSGRWRIANRAGGANVNQLMSSEPDDIEALAGMSWLTGVPVQVEPC, from the coding sequence ATGTTTAGCAACTGTAACTCTTACAGTAATGTAGACCAAGTGATCGAGCGCCAGGCCGAGTCCAAGGTGACTTTCTGCCGGATCTGCGAGCCGCTGTGCGGCATGATCGCCACCGTCGAGGACGGCAAGCTCACTGCGCTGCGTCCGGACAAAGACCATCCGCTCTCGGCCGGCTTCGCCTGTCAGAAGGGCATTGCGTTCACCGAGGTGGTCAACGACCCAGACCGGGTGACGACGCCGCTGAGGCGCACTGAGGCCGGGTTCGAACCCGTCAGTTGGGACACTGCGCTCGACGACATCGCCGCCCGGCTCACCGAGATCCACCGCCGCCATGGAGCGGGCGCGTTCGCGTGGTACATGGGCAATCCCGCGGCCTTCAGCTATTCGCACCTGTTCGCCGCGATGGCGTTCGCCAAAGGGGTCGGCGGTGACAGCCACTTTTTCAGTTCATCGACCCAGGACACCAGCAGCCGTCTGCTGGCCAACCAGTTCCTCTACGGCGCGCCGTTCCCGGTGCCTATTCCCGACTTGATGCGCACGGATCTCCTGGTCATGTTCGGCGCGAATCCGGTGGTGTCCCATGGAAGTTTCCTCACCGCGCCGCGGATCAAGGACCGCATGCACGACATCGTCAAGCGGGGCGGAAGGGTCGTCGTCGTCGATCCACGGCGCAGTGAGACGGCGGCCCAGTTCGAATGGCTCGGGATCACCCCGGATGCCGACGCGTACCTGCTCCTGTCGATCCTGCAGGTGCTGTTCGCCGAGGGACTCGTCAGTGCGCGGGCCCGGACTCAGGCTGACGGGCTGGACTGGCTGCAAGCGCAGTCCGCACGGTTCAGCCCGGAGGCCACGCACCGGCGCACCGGCATCGGCCCGGACACCGTGCGCGCGTTGGCACGCGATCTGGCCGGGACTGAACGGGCTGCCGTGTACGGCCGTCTGGGTACCTGCGTCGGACGCCACGGAACCCTCACCACGTACCTGCTCGACGCGGTCAACCTCGTCGCGGGGAACCTCGACGTCCCCGGCGGCAGCGTGTTCAGCACCCTGGGCATCCCCGGGCAGAAGTGGGGATCGATGGCAATGGGCGCCTCGCTGCGCCGCAGCTATCGCACCAAACGCACTCGCGTCGGTGGGTTTCCGTTGGTCATCGGTGCGGAGCCGGCCGCCCTCATGGCCAAGGAGATCGCGACTCCCGGCCCACGGCAGGTCAGGGCGATGTTCATCGGCGCGGGCAATCCGGTGCTGTCGGTCCCCAACGGCTCGGAAATGGAACAAGCACTGGAATCCTTGGATCTGTCGGTGGGGCTGGACCTTTATGTCAACGAGACCACCGCGCACTGCGACTACGTCCTGCCCGTGACCACGATGTACGAGCGCGACGATTTCGCGGTTACGTTCCAGATGTTCCAGGCGACGCCGTTTCGTCAGGTCACCGACGCTGTGGTTGCGCCGCGCGGTCAGGCCCGCACCGAATGGGACATCATCGTGGACCTCATCGGCCGAATGTATGTGCGCACACCGGTTTTCGCGGCCCTTCGGCTGGCGGCCAATTGGGCCGCGCGACGCGGACACCGACTCAGCCCGCGGCCGATGATCGACATGATGATCCGGATGGCCGACGGCGGGGATCGCTTCGGACTGCGCCGCGGCGGGCTGACGTTCCGCCGCCTGGCCGAGCAACATCCGCACGGCGTCGTGGTGGCGCCGAATATCCGCACGGCTGTGCTGGGTGAGGTCGTGGTGTATCCGAAGGGACAGGTTCGGCTGGTGCACGACGACATCGCCTCCGAGGTCGCCGCGCTGTCACGACGTACCGAGCCCGATGGCTATCCGCTCCGCATGATCGGCATGCGGGAGCCGCGCTCAGAGAATTCCTGGCTGCACAATTCACCGTTGCTCATGCGTGGCAAGAGGATTCATCGTGCGCTGATGCATACCGACGACGCTGCGACGCGGCACCTGTCCGATGGTGACGCTGTGCGGGTCCGGTCGCCCTATGGTCAGATCGACATCGCGCTGTCGCTCACCGACGACATCATGCGGGGGACGGTCGCGATACCTCATGGGTGGGGGCACAAGGGAAGTGGGCGGTGGCGGATCGCCAATCGGGCCGGCGGCGCCAACGTCAACCAGCTGATGTCGAGTGAGCCGGATGACATCGAGGCGCTGGCCGGGATGTCCTGGCTGACCGGAGTGCCGGTGCAGGTGGAACCTTGCTGA
- a CDS encoding acyl-CoA synthetase, producing the protein MQFTVPAVAEAVAAAIGDRPLVVQGERRLTYRQIVDRSNRLAAYLHSRGLGVQTERAELAGHEVGQDLLGIYAYNGPEFVESLLGSFRARVAPFNVNYRYVKNELQYLLTDSGASALVYHAAFAPRVAEVLADLPELRVLIQIADSSGHELLDGAVDYESIVSAGASEDVPVRPCPDDLYVLYTGGTTGMPKGVLWRQHDIFMTAFGGRNMVTGERSRSVEEIVGRAVENPGTKLLILPPLIHGAAQWGAMTAVTTGQTVVFPSVVDRFDADDVVRTIEREQVLVATVVGDAMARPLLDAIRAGAADVSSLSVVANGGAQLTPYVKQQLIDAKTNLIVVDGVGSSETGAQMSHMSAPGAVSTGTFNAGPDTCVVTEDFTAVLPAGHDGLGWLAQRGFVPLGYKGDAVKTAATFPVIDGVRYAIPGDRARHLDGDAIELLGRDSVTINSGGEKIFAEEVESAIASHPAVHDVVVTGRPSERWGQEVVAVVALADGAAATVGELIRHAESSIARYKLPKAVVFRPNIERSPAGKADYRWAREQAVSETS; encoded by the coding sequence GTGCAGTTCACCGTTCCGGCCGTCGCAGAAGCCGTCGCCGCGGCCATCGGAGACCGCCCCCTGGTCGTCCAAGGCGAGCGGCGGCTCACCTACCGCCAGATCGTGGACCGGTCGAATCGCCTGGCGGCATATCTGCATTCGCGAGGGTTGGGCGTCCAGACCGAACGCGCTGAACTGGCCGGCCACGAGGTGGGTCAGGATCTGCTCGGCATCTACGCCTACAACGGTCCCGAGTTCGTCGAATCCCTCCTCGGCTCTTTTCGGGCGCGGGTCGCCCCGTTCAACGTCAACTACCGCTACGTCAAGAACGAACTGCAGTACCTGCTCACCGACTCCGGTGCATCGGCGCTGGTGTACCACGCTGCATTCGCGCCACGGGTGGCCGAGGTCCTCGCCGACCTCCCGGAATTGCGTGTGCTGATCCAGATCGCCGATAGCTCTGGCCATGAACTGCTCGACGGTGCAGTGGATTACGAGTCGATCGTCTCTGCGGGGGCTTCGGAAGACGTACCGGTCCGCCCCTGCCCGGACGACCTTTATGTGCTCTACACCGGCGGGACGACCGGCATGCCCAAAGGTGTGCTGTGGCGCCAGCACGACATTTTCATGACGGCGTTCGGCGGCCGCAACATGGTCACCGGTGAGAGATCACGGTCGGTTGAGGAGATCGTCGGGCGCGCGGTCGAGAATCCCGGCACCAAGCTGTTGATCCTGCCGCCGCTGATCCACGGCGCGGCGCAATGGGGTGCGATGACGGCTGTGACGACGGGTCAGACCGTCGTATTCCCTTCTGTGGTGGATCGTTTCGATGCCGATGACGTGGTCCGCACCATCGAGCGCGAGCAGGTGTTGGTGGCCACTGTGGTGGGCGACGCGATGGCCCGGCCACTCTTGGATGCTATAAGAGCGGGCGCTGCGGACGTATCGTCTCTTTCCGTCGTGGCCAACGGCGGTGCGCAATTGACGCCCTACGTCAAACAGCAACTCATCGACGCCAAGACCAACCTCATCGTCGTAGACGGAGTGGGGTCATCTGAGACCGGCGCCCAGATGAGCCACATGTCAGCACCGGGTGCGGTGTCGACGGGAACGTTCAACGCCGGCCCCGATACCTGTGTGGTGACCGAGGACTTCACCGCCGTCCTGCCCGCCGGTCACGACGGGTTGGGCTGGCTGGCCCAGCGCGGGTTCGTGCCGTTGGGCTACAAGGGTGACGCCGTGAAGACTGCGGCGACGTTCCCTGTCATCGACGGAGTGCGCTATGCGATACCGGGTGACCGTGCCCGTCACCTGGACGGCGATGCGATCGAGTTGCTGGGCCGCGATTCGGTGACCATCAACTCCGGCGGCGAGAAGATCTTCGCCGAGGAAGTCGAGTCGGCGATCGCCTCACATCCCGCTGTGCACGACGTGGTGGTCACCGGACGGCCCAGTGAACGCTGGGGACAGGAAGTGGTCGCTGTCGTCGCGCTCGCAGACGGCGCCGCCGCCACGGTCGGCGAACTGATCCGGCACGCCGAATCCTCGATCGCCCGCTACAAGCTGCCCAAGGCCGTGGTGTTCCGTCCGAACATCGAACGCAGCCCCGCCGGCAAGGCGGACTACCGCTGGGCGCGCGAGCAGGCTGTCAGCGAAACTTCCTGA
- a CDS encoding cytochrome P450 — protein sequence MDSQVQDFASEEAAVDTATLLRDPYPIFARHRAEHGVFRGSVMDWSKTPDSLLPEHQFAAVSFDAVNTVFRDSKSFNSNIYDSTIGLFIGPTILAMEGKTHRDHRNLVSAAFKSRSLQRWEPEIVRPICEALVDGFIEAGSADLVRDYTFEFPTRVISRLLGLPEEDLPWFRQRAVELISYTVKYKRAFEASAALKDYFLGQIELRRSKPTDDIIGDLVTAEIDGEKLTDEAIYSFLRLLLPAGLETTYRSSGNLIYLLLTHPEQLAAVQADHALIDQAIEEGLRYETPLTTVQRSATQDTELDGVALPAGAVVDVCIGSANRDENRWERPEEFDIFRKRVPHITFAAGEHTCMGLHLARMETRVAMQSLLGRVGDLELVTDDDPHIFGQPFRSPTAIPVTFEPVR from the coding sequence GTGGATAGTCAAGTGCAGGACTTCGCGTCCGAGGAGGCCGCCGTCGACACGGCCACACTGTTGCGTGACCCGTACCCGATCTTCGCTCGGCATCGGGCCGAGCACGGCGTGTTCCGCGGCTCGGTGATGGACTGGTCCAAGACCCCGGATTCCCTTCTGCCGGAGCATCAATTCGCTGCTGTGTCGTTCGATGCGGTCAACACCGTCTTCCGGGACAGCAAGTCGTTCAACTCGAACATCTACGACAGCACCATCGGGTTGTTCATCGGCCCGACCATCCTGGCCATGGAAGGCAAGACCCACCGGGACCACCGGAACCTGGTCTCGGCCGCGTTCAAATCGCGCTCGCTGCAGCGGTGGGAGCCCGAGATCGTGCGCCCGATCTGCGAAGCACTGGTCGATGGGTTCATCGAGGCAGGCAGCGCCGACCTGGTGCGTGACTACACGTTCGAGTTCCCCACCCGGGTGATCTCTCGGCTGCTCGGGTTGCCCGAGGAAGACCTGCCGTGGTTCCGGCAGCGCGCCGTCGAGCTGATCAGCTACACCGTGAAATACAAGCGTGCGTTCGAGGCCTCCGCGGCGCTCAAAGACTATTTCCTCGGACAGATCGAGCTGCGCCGGTCGAAGCCGACCGACGACATCATCGGTGACCTCGTCACCGCCGAGATCGACGGTGAGAAACTCACGGATGAGGCGATCTACTCGTTCCTGCGCCTGCTTTTGCCTGCAGGTCTGGAGACCACCTACCGGTCCTCGGGCAATCTGATCTACCTGCTGCTCACTCACCCGGAACAGCTCGCCGCAGTGCAGGCCGACCACGCGTTGATCGATCAGGCCATCGAGGAGGGTCTGCGCTACGAGACCCCGCTCACCACCGTGCAACGTTCGGCCACCCAGGACACTGAACTCGACGGCGTGGCACTGCCTGCCGGCGCCGTGGTCGACGTCTGCATCGGCTCGGCCAACCGCGACGAGAACCGCTGGGAGCGCCCCGAGGAGTTCGACATCTTCCGGAAGCGGGTGCCGCACATCACGTTTGCGGCAGGAGAACACACCTGCATGGGGCTACATCTGGCCCGGATGGAAACCCGGGTAGCGATGCAGAGCCTGCTCGGACGGGTTGGTGACCTTGAGTTGGTCACCGACGATGACCCTCATATCTTCGGTCAGCCGTTCCGCTCGCCGACCGCCATTCCCGTCACGTTCGAACCGGTCCGCTAG
- a CDS encoding aldehyde dehydrogenase family protein, translating to MSAIEERAAVQPQRDGLDELLASQRRSFIADGPPDAALRRNRIDRLLAMILDNSEDFVAATAADYGSRSRSAAFFAEILGMLSVIEHTRAHIPQWMRATRLMRAARFAGLRAEVLPCPLGVVGIIGPWNFPIQLTVLPAAAAFAAGNRVMIKMSEVTPRTAELMAATAPKYFHASELRVVTGGPEVAAEFSGLPFDHLFFTGSPSIGALVARAAAANLVPVTLELGGKNPVVVAPGADIERAANRIAQARMVNGGQVCVCPDYVFVPDAQVDRFVTQARKTLSNLFPTIVGNPDYCSSVNAANFDRVVGLIADARAHGARIDSVVPAGEVLPDPGSRKIAPTIVRDVDDQMLIANEEVFGPVLVVRGYSRLAEPIDHINAKPSPLVAYWFGPDDADFRDFVGHTRSGGVARNDFAAHMIPSDAPFGGVGRSGTGAYHGKAGFDAFSHYRTVVGSDLPFSVTGQAARPFSTSMRVIADLSLRRARNRTAARLRKFR from the coding sequence ATGAGCGCGATCGAAGAGCGTGCGGCAGTGCAGCCGCAGCGCGACGGCCTCGATGAGCTGCTGGCCTCCCAGCGCCGGTCATTCATCGCCGATGGTCCGCCTGATGCCGCGCTGCGCCGCAACCGTATTGACCGGCTGCTCGCGATGATCCTCGACAACTCAGAGGACTTCGTCGCCGCCACCGCTGCGGACTACGGATCGCGATCGCGCTCGGCGGCCTTCTTCGCCGAGATCCTGGGCATGCTCTCGGTAATCGAGCACACCAGGGCGCATATCCCGCAGTGGATGCGCGCGACGAGACTGATGCGGGCGGCCCGGTTCGCAGGCTTGCGCGCCGAGGTGCTGCCGTGTCCGCTCGGGGTGGTCGGGATCATCGGCCCGTGGAACTTCCCGATCCAGTTGACGGTGCTGCCCGCGGCGGCGGCCTTCGCGGCCGGCAACCGGGTGATGATCAAGATGTCCGAGGTCACCCCGCGCACTGCCGAGTTGATGGCCGCCACCGCCCCGAAGTACTTCCACGCGAGCGAACTACGGGTCGTGACAGGCGGTCCGGAGGTGGCCGCCGAGTTCTCCGGACTCCCGTTCGACCATCTGTTCTTCACCGGGTCCCCGTCGATCGGAGCGTTGGTCGCGCGCGCAGCAGCGGCCAATCTCGTCCCGGTGACGTTGGAGCTCGGAGGCAAGAACCCCGTGGTGGTGGCGCCCGGAGCCGACATCGAGCGAGCAGCGAACCGAATCGCCCAGGCGCGCATGGTCAATGGCGGCCAGGTTTGCGTGTGCCCGGACTATGTGTTCGTGCCGGATGCTCAGGTGGACCGGTTCGTCACGCAGGCGCGCAAGACGCTGAGCAATCTGTTTCCCACCATCGTCGGCAATCCCGATTACTGCTCCTCGGTCAACGCCGCCAACTTCGACCGTGTGGTCGGTCTCATCGCCGACGCGCGCGCCCACGGGGCACGGATCGACTCCGTGGTGCCTGCGGGGGAGGTGCTGCCCGATCCGGGCTCACGCAAGATCGCCCCGACCATCGTGCGTGACGTCGACGATCAGATGCTGATCGCGAACGAGGAGGTGTTCGGGCCCGTGCTGGTGGTCCGCGGCTACTCTCGCCTCGCCGAGCCGATCGACCACATCAACGCCAAACCGTCCCCGCTGGTGGCGTACTGGTTCGGCCCCGACGACGCCGATTTCCGGGATTTCGTCGGTCATACCCGCAGCGGTGGCGTCGCCCGCAATGACTTTGCCGCGCACATGATCCCGTCCGACGCGCCGTTCGGAGGGGTCGGCCGTAGCGGAACCGGTGCCTACCACGGCAAGGCCGGTTTCGATGCGTTCAGCCACTACCGCACCGTGGTAGGCAGCGACCTGCCGTTCAGCGTCACCGGGCAGGCGGCCCGGCCGTTCAGCACCTCCATGCGGGTAATCGCGGACCTCAGTCTGCGCCGGGCCCGCAACCGAACCGCGGCCCGACTCAGGAAGTTTCGCTGA
- a CDS encoding SDR family oxidoreductase: MPESARRIVVVGAGSGIGAATAAHFFERGDHVLAVDLRAGDTPASEHTICDLRDAADIARLLGEIGGDWDLLAHVAGVPGTAPAADVLKVNYLGMRLMTEGMLPLLRHGGSIVTVASTAALGWQQRIDILDGLLELTDGDAVAQWQTGQDPDFPVYTTSKQAAILFVKRVAGPAWSKYGVRVNTVSPGPVETPILSDFEQTMGKDVLDLVRATVGRHATVADVVPLIAFLASDEARWINGQDIQVDAGFIAAMSNGNPIAL, from the coding sequence ATGCCGGAGAGCGCACGCAGAATCGTCGTCGTCGGAGCTGGATCCGGAATCGGGGCGGCAACGGCGGCGCATTTCTTCGAGCGGGGCGACCACGTACTTGCGGTGGACCTGCGCGCAGGTGACACCCCGGCTTCCGAACACACGATCTGCGACCTCCGGGATGCCGCCGACATCGCGCGACTACTGGGCGAGATCGGCGGCGACTGGGACCTTCTCGCGCATGTCGCAGGCGTCCCCGGGACCGCGCCGGCCGCCGACGTACTCAAGGTCAATTACCTCGGCATGCGACTGATGACCGAAGGCATGCTGCCACTGCTGCGCCACGGTGGATCGATCGTCACGGTGGCATCCACCGCAGCCCTGGGCTGGCAGCAACGCATCGACATCCTCGACGGCCTCCTCGAACTCACCGACGGAGATGCGGTGGCGCAGTGGCAGACCGGGCAGGATCCGGATTTCCCGGTCTACACCACCTCCAAGCAAGCCGCCATCTTGTTCGTCAAGCGGGTCGCCGGACCGGCCTGGAGCAAGTACGGGGTGCGGGTGAACACGGTCAGCCCGGGCCCCGTCGAGACCCCGATCCTGTCCGACTTCGAGCAGACCATGGGAAAGGACGTGCTGGACCTTGTGCGAGCAACGGTGGGCAGACACGCCACGGTCGCCGACGTGGTTCCACTGATCGCGTTCCTCGCCTCAGACGAGGCGCGCTGGATCAACGGTCAGGACATCCAGGTCGACGCCGGCTTCATCGCGGCGATGAGCAACGGCAACCCGATTGCGCTGTGA
- a CDS encoding TetR/AcrR family transcriptional regulator encodes MVRPASPRGRQRRERGSISIDEILRGAFEVADKVSIDNLSMPQLARHLDVGVTSIYWYFRRKDELLDAMTERVLRDYDMSVLSIEAGTWRESLRSHAHRMREMFTRNPIVCDLILIRGTRGLPAARMALEKIEKPVAAMVAAGLTARQAFDTYTAISVLVRSSAVLQRLQSRTDDVRFPREYWEQVIDAESMPLIASISGRGYRIGMADDINFDHVLDSILDRAELFCRADA; translated from the coding sequence ATGGTCAGGCCCGCAAGCCCCCGTGGTCGCCAACGCCGTGAGCGTGGCTCGATCAGCATCGACGAAATCCTGCGTGGGGCTTTCGAAGTCGCCGACAAGGTGTCAATCGACAATCTCAGCATGCCGCAGCTGGCCCGTCATCTCGACGTCGGTGTCACCAGCATCTACTGGTACTTCCGTCGCAAGGACGAACTGCTCGATGCCATGACCGAACGCGTGCTGCGCGATTACGACATGAGTGTGCTGAGCATCGAGGCCGGCACCTGGCGCGAGTCGCTTCGGTCTCATGCCCACCGCATGCGCGAGATGTTCACGAGGAACCCGATAGTCTGCGACCTCATCTTGATCCGGGGAACCCGGGGTCTCCCGGCCGCACGCATGGCACTGGAGAAGATCGAAAAACCGGTGGCCGCCATGGTGGCGGCCGGACTCACCGCCAGGCAAGCCTTTGACACCTACACGGCCATCTCGGTGCTCGTACGCAGCTCCGCTGTACTGCAACGGCTCCAGAGCCGCACAGACGACGTTCGGTTCCCCCGCGAATACTGGGAGCAGGTGATCGACGCCGAGTCGATGCCGCTGATCGCCTCAATCTCCGGACGGGGCTACCGGATCGGGATGGCAGATGACATCAACTTCGACCACGTCCTCGACAGCATCCTCGATCGCGCCGAGTTGTTCTGCCGGGCAGACGCATAA